The nucleotide window CACCGCAGCAGGTGCGCAGCGGGTGGGATGCGGAGGACTTGCGTCTCTACTTCCCCGTAAGCCTGGGCGCTTTTTCACCGGAGGGCGTGCCTCTGGACGGCGTGGTCCGCATGGGGCATGAGCGACCGGGCATTCTGGAGGTGGCAGAGCGTATGCTGCGTGAGAGCAGTGCCAGCGGTTCCGTCACGCAGCAGGCTCCCGATATGCCGGGTGCCCTCCGACGTCTGCTGCGGGAGCACCCGGAACTGAATGCTCCCGGCGACGAACGTCCCCTGCAGGAGCGCATTGGCACGGCGGTGATGAGCCGCGATGTCCAGCACTGACCGCGAGCGCCAGATAGATCATGAGATGACCTGAGATGAGCAATACCACCAACCAAGCGACATCCTCCCGTGTGTGGTGGCGTGACCTCTGGCATGCCTGGGATGCGTTCTGGTTTTCCGTGGCACATCCTGCTCCGCTGGCCCTGGTACGCATCCTCACCGCCGGTGTCCTGCTGTGGATTCACGCGGTGACGTGGACCCAGATCTCCGCTGTGGTGGGAGGCACTGCCTGGCTGGATCATCAGGCGGTGAATGAAGTGCGTCTGCTGGCGGAGGGAACCCACATGCGGGACTACCGCGATCCCGCTGGCCCTCTTGTGCCGCTTTCCGGCCCCCCACTGGATGATGCAGGAAATCTCAAGCGGGACGCCGCGGGCAATCCCGTGGCGCCGGTGAATCGGTGGTGGGGCACTTTCTCCCTCTGGCACCTGTTGCCGGAGTCTTCGCTCACGATCACTGTAGTGCAGGTGGGTTTGATGCTCGCGGCCACCTGCGCACTGTTGGGCTTTGGCACGCGATGGGCGCTACTTCTCACCTGGCTGGGTCATGTCAGCTATGTCCAGCGTGGCATGGTCATCTACTCGGGCATGGATGCGATTCTGCTGCTCCTGCTCCTCTACCTCAGTGTGGGATCGGCAGGCACCGTGTGCTCTGTGGATGCCTGGTTGCAGTCCCGGCGAAAGGGCTCATCCGGAATCGCCGTCCCCAGCGTTTCCGCCAATATCGCCCTTCGTCTGATTCAGGTGCATCTCTGCCTCATCTACTTCTGTGCCGGTGCGGCGAAGCTGCAGGGGCCGACGTGGTGGAATGGCACTGCGGTGTATCTGCTCATGATGAGTCCTGAGTACGGCGGTGTGCCAGTGGAGTGGATGGCCCGGCACGAGACGTGGTGGCAGTTCATCTCCCTGACCGGCGGTGCTTTCACGGTGGGATTTGAGTTGAGCTTCGCCTTCCTCGTATGGCACCCGCGTCTGCGTCCGGTGATGCTGATGGCGGGCCTGTTCCTCCATGCCATGCTGGCCGCCATCAGCGGGCTCGGTGCTTTCCAAATGACGATGGCTGCTGCGTTGATGGCGTTTGTCCCGGCTGAGATCGCGGGGCGGATGTTGCGGCAGCCCGTTTCCGTCGCACGCGGGTGACGTGAGGTGACGCCTGCACTTTTGTCGGGCTCACCTGTTGTCTTGACAAACAACTTGCCTGGTGTTGCAATCTGCCCGATTCCTTTTCTTACCATGAAGACGCCCACCATCATGAAGGCTGGAGTGCTCGCTCTCATTTTCCTCGCTTCAGGCGGGACCATTGCCACCAGTCACGCGCAGGGTTTTCAGGGTGGTTTCAACTTTGGTGGCGGCGGAGGATTTCAGGGTGGCTTTCAAGGAGGCGGTTTCAACTTCGGTGGCGGATTCCAAGGTGGCTTCCAGCAGTTCGGTGGTGGTGGTGGATTTCAGGGAGGTGGCAGTTTCAATTTCGGAGGCCAGGGCGGCTTTCAAGGCTTCCAGCAATTCGGTGGACAGAGCGG belongs to Roseimicrobium gellanilyticum and includes:
- a CDS encoding HTTM domain-containing protein, coding for MSNTTNQATSSRVWWRDLWHAWDAFWFSVAHPAPLALVRILTAGVLLWIHAVTWTQISAVVGGTAWLDHQAVNEVRLLAEGTHMRDYRDPAGPLVPLSGPPLDDAGNLKRDAAGNPVAPVNRWWGTFSLWHLLPESSLTITVVQVGLMLAATCALLGFGTRWALLLTWLGHVSYVQRGMVIYSGMDAILLLLLLYLSVGSAGTVCSVDAWLQSRRKGSSGIAVPSVSANIALRLIQVHLCLIYFCAGAAKLQGPTWWNGTAVYLLMMSPEYGGVPVEWMARHETWWQFISLTGGAFTVGFELSFAFLVWHPRLRPVMLMAGLFLHAMLAAISGLGAFQMTMAAALMAFVPAEIAGRMLRQPVSVARG